TTCGCAACCATTTTGCGCTTAGTAGCGACCTGCTAGAGCCTTTGCGTGCACAGATTAACAACTTTGTAGCAAAACTTTTTTTAGATGGCGTGGTTACTTATGACTCTTTTACATTAAAGCAGGGTGTTTATCTTAAATCTACTTCAAGGAGAGAGCTATGGACGCACATTGTCCCGTTTATGAACAGCATGTCCAAACAGAACAATACACAGATAATCAAACTCAAGAGACAGCTCAAAGACGCAACCTCATCATACGAACCCCCTCACTCCATGTGCGCTTAAAAGGAACGCACATTGAGGTGAGTGATGGAGTGCTGAGTCAGGTGTATGGGTTGCGCCATTTAGGAGGCGTATATTTGCACAAAGACATAGCACTAACACTCAATGATGCTTATGATATAGCCAAGGTAATGCCTGTGCATTTCATAGACGCAAGGGGTGTAATCGTGGCGATGTATCAGCGGGTTGGCTCAGTATGAACTCCTGTTTGGTCTGTTATGATATAGCCGACGAAAAGCGTCTGAGTAAGGTGGCAAAATACCTCGAATCCGAAGGGATTCGCATTCAATATAGTGTTTTTTTGATTTTGGAAATGTCGCCACAACGCATGGATGAAATGTGTGCAAGGCTTAGCTTGCTCATCGACCCAGAGGTGGATGACGTGAGGATTTATGAAGTCATTCATAGTGGCGTTAGGCTTGGCACGGCGTTGGATTTGGACAATCCGCTCGTGCTTCTTTAGGCAAAATCTAAGCTAGAGGAGGTTAGAATGGCGTCTTTAAACCAAAAGTTCTCAGTTTCGCTTCAGAAACAAAAGAGCCTATTTTGGGCATTTGAAAGCCCTTTGGGTTTAAAAAGAGCTGAAATTCATACTTATCAGTTTCACTTAAGAAACAAAACGCCGTTGTAAAGGGGCGATGAAGCCTTTACATGTAGACCCGATTTAAGGGGATTGAAACGCTGGTAGTCTGCTTGAAATGACCAAAACTGCCCTTTACATGTAGACCCGATTTAAGGGGATTGAAACTGCATTAAGTATTCATTGCTTGTGGCAAACTCGACTTTACATGTAGACCCGATTTAAGGGGATTGAAACCCATTTGAAGCGCAATACTCCCCGCCGACATCTTTACATGTAGACCCGATTTAAGGGGATTGAAACATAAGTATAGATGTGTAAAAAGATGTATTTACTTTACATGTAGACCCGATTTAAGGGGATTGAAACAGAAGGGGTCACCTTCTTTAATCTGGTGATGGTCGACTTTACATGTAGACCCGATTTAAGGGGATTGAAACTGATTCAAAACCAGAAGTTTCTTAGTGGCGTTTTCTTTACATGTAGACCCGATTTAAGGGGATTGAAACGCGACGTGGTTTTCCCCATTGATTTTTTTGATAACTTTACATGTAGACCCGATTTAAGGGGATTGAAACATAAGTTCGGCCTCATACTCTTCTTGCTCACGACTTTACATGTAGACCCGATTTAAGGGGATTGAAACTAACTTCCACTCCGTCATTGTGTTTTCCGTTTACTTTACATGTAGACCCGATTTCTCGAAGAGAGTGATTTGCTTTGCAAACCGCTTCGCTTCACAAGAAGGGGATTGAAACGGCGGAGTTCAATTTTCTCCACCACAGAGACTTCCTTTACATGTAGACCCGATTTCTCGAAGAGAGTGATTTGCTTTGCAAGCCGCTTCGCTTCACAACTGGCACTAACT
The nucleotide sequence above comes from Sulfurospirillum tamanense. Encoded proteins:
- the cas2 gene encoding CRISPR-associated endonuclease Cas2, with amino-acid sequence MNSCLVCYDIADEKRLSKVAKYLESEGIRIQYSVFLILEMSPQRMDEMCARLSLLIDPEVDDVRIYEVIHSGVRLGTALDLDNPLVLL